The Haploplasma axanthum region GGCATGCAACAATTGATAGTAAAGAATTATATCAACATATACCTTTTGATGAAGTTGCTTATCATGCTGGAGATGGTAGTGTACTTCCTGGTATGAGTAGTACATATCTTGGTGGTGGAAATAGAAATGGAATTGGAATTGAAATGGCAGTGAATGATGACGGCAATATTATGAAAACATGGCAACGTGCTGCAAAATTTGCCGCTGAGTTATTAGTTCAATATAATTTACCAACAACACAAATTTCATATCATCAAGATTTTAGTGGAAAACTTTGCCCACAATCTATGATTAGAGCAGATTTACAAGGATTATTTGAAGAATTTGTTGAAAATGAATATGAGTTGTTAAAAAGATTTCCAAATGTAAAAAGTATTGAATTAGTATCAAGTAATGAAGAATACCTTGAAAATACTGGGGTTATTGTTAAGAATCCAAATAAGACAATGACAATTGAGTATGATCTTATTATTAAGTTTGATAATGATACTGAGATGATTAAAACATTTAAAACTTATTTACCAGGTATGTGGAAATAATTGAAAGTTTTTTTTAGAAGTTGAAAAAAAAAACAAAAGAGTTGAAAAGAATTAGAAAAGCGCTGTCACTACAAAAAAATGATAGCGCTTCATGCTATAATTTCAGTGATAAAAGGGAGGATTCAAATATGAAAAAAATAGTATCAATTTTAGTAATAATTTTAATTAGTGTTGTTGCTGTTTCTTGTAGAAAAGAAGAGGAAGTAAAGACAATTGTAATAATGCATGGATCAGTTGGTGAAGTTGATCCATTCCATATTGATTACAGTACAAGATCAGATCGTGAAGAGAAGCAAGCATTGCAAAGAAAAGTTGAAGAAGAATTTAATATAAAAATTGAATATAAACCATATCCAAGCAATGCGGGATGGGGACCAGCAAGAGTTAATGCAATAATTGAAGCATATCAAGCAAAGAAACCATTAGCCGATATATATTGGACAACAACAAGTTGGACAAGTAGATTAGCAGATTCATATGCTATTTCTCCAGTTGATGAGTGGATGCAAGAATATGGAAGCAATATTGATCAAACTGTTTATGAAATAGGTAGTTATAATGAAAAATTATATTCTTTCTTTCCTGAAAAAGCTACTGGACAATTAGGTCTATATTTTAATGAAAATTTACTTAGAGATAAAGATATTGAAAATCCTGTTGACATATTCATAAGAGGTGAATGGACATGGAGCAAGTTTAAAGAATGGGCAGAACAAGCTCAAGCGAAAATGAGTAAAGAAGCAAGCAATGAACAGTATGTACTTGGCGGTATGTTACCTATATGGACTCAATCACTTATCCCATTAAATGGAGGAACATTGATTAATAAAGAAACAAAAAGAGTTGCATTTACACAGGCACCAGCACTAGAAACGTATGCGTTCATGCAAGAATTGTGGAATAATCAATTATTTGAACCTAAAGGTGAATATGATACTGGAAGTGCTGAATGGAATAGTGGACGTGTATTAATGCATCCAGGTGCATTTTGGTTTTTAAATGCAGATAACAGATGGAAAGGATTAAGTTTTGATTTAGGTTATGTTCCTTATCCAGTTAGTGATAGTTTTAAAAGCAAAGGTGGCGAATATATAACATATGTTTCAGGTGAAGCAGTATATAATGTCGCTAATAGTGAAGATAAAGAAAGACAAAAGCTAGCATTTCAAGTTTGGAATGCACTACAATTATGGAAAACACCTGAATTCCAAGAAAGAGAATTTAGTGCAAAACTTAGAAGTAATTTCGGTGGTAATGATAAATACGTAAATGCATTTTTATCAGTATACAACAATGTTTACTTGGAGCTAGTTGATGATTTAGGAATAAGTGCTTATGGTGATGGGGGATGGAGAAGTACAATCGGTGCGGCAATTAAAGGTACAGATGGTAAAGAACCAAGATCTGCAGTTGAATCAATTGCGCCTATATATCAAGAAGCATTAGATTCATTTTTTGCAAAAAAATAAATAAGAACATATTCAATTCCTCTCCAAAGTGTTTGGGGAGGAATTATTAAAGAGGAGTGCTGAAATGAAAAAGATTATAATAATTACACTATCAATATTGGTTACTTTTTTTGTTTTTGCAACCGTTAAAAATATAATAGATAACTCATCAAAAAATTATCTTAAACAAAACATTGTGAATAAAGAGGATATTGATTTTTCAAGTTTTGAAAATAGTAGTTCAAGTGATTATTATCACTATATAAAAAAATATGATATGAAGTATCCTGCAAATGAAGAGATTTTAATTGAAGGCAAAAATTTTACTGATGCAACATCGGATATAGAAATATTGTCAAAGTTTGAAGGAGAAAATGATGTTATTTTAACTTCTGATGAAGGAGATATTATATGGAGTTTTAATGTTGAAAAAGATGGATATTATAATATCGGTATTAATTATTATCCGTATGAAGGTAATGGTTCGAATATTGAAAGAACGTTACTAATTAATGATGAAATTCCTTTTAATGGAGCTGAAAATTTAGTTTTACATCGCTTATGGGGAAGTGAAACTGAAATAAAACAAGATTTGTATGGTAATGATATTAGACCAAGTCAAGTTGAAAAACCAAATTGGATTAAGAGTTATTTTAAAGACTCTGTTGGTTATGTTAATGGTAAGTATGCTTTCTATTTTAAACAGGGTGAAAATACAATAACTTTAAGAAGCTTAAGTCAACCCATGGTTATTAAAAACTTAATAATAGAATCAATTGAAGAATTGAAGACATACGAAGATTTGAAAAAAAGTTATGAAGAAAAAAATATGAGTTAATAAATGAAAATGTTAAGTTATTTGAAGCAGAAAATCTGAAAAATACAACATCACCCACATTATATCCATTAAATGATACTGGTGCTTCAACATCACCAACAGACCCAAAATATATAAAATTAAATATTATAGGTGGAGATAATTGGAGAATTTCTGGTGATAGAATCACTTGGAATTTAAGTGTTGAAAAGTCTGGTCTATATAATGTTAGTTTAAGAGTTAGACAAAATCTTGCAACTGGAATGGTTGTGACTAGAAACATATATATTAATAATGAAATTCCTTTTAAAGAATTAGAAAATTATACGTTTAAATTTAATAGTTCCTGGAGAATACAAACGCTTGGAACAGATAAAGAGGCGTTTAAATTTTACTTTGAAGCTGGAAAAGAATATGAATTTTCTATGGAAACATCGTTAGGATCATATGGACCAAAGATTGCTCAAATTGAAAATGTTATTTCAAATTTAAGTAAAATTTATCGTGAAATACTTGTTTTTACAGGACCAGAACCTGATCCAAATAGAGACTATCAGTTAACAACAAGAGTTCCAAATCTAATTTCAAGATTAAATGCAGAATTGGAAGAACTACACAAGATAAGAGATAAAATAATCGAAATATCTGGTTCGAAAAGTGAAAAAACAGGTATTTTGGATACTATAATTTTACAAATTGAAGATTTTTTAAAGAAACCAAGTCAAATCCATAAAAAACTAACAACATTCAATAATAATGTATCATCGCTTGGGACACTTATTATTCTATTGAGTGATCAGCCACTTGAGCTTGATTACATAGCAGTTCATGGTAGTGATGGGAAACTACCTAAAAATTCTGTAAATATATTTAAACAAATGTTTTTTAGTATTAGAGCATTCTTTGCATCATTTACTACAGATTATTCATCAGTTGGAAAAACAACTAAAGATGCAAATGAAACAATAAATGTATGGCTCACAGTTGGTAAAGATCAAGCAAATATTTTGAGAAAACTTATTGATGAAAAATTTACACCAATGCATGACATACAAGTTGATTTAAAACTAGTAAGTAGTGCATCATTATTACCTGCAACTTCCTCTGGAAAAGGACCAGATGTTGCAATGGGAGTAGGAACTAATGTTCCTGTAAATTATGCACTTAGAAATGCAAGTTATGATTTAACAAAATTTAGTGATTTTAAAGATATTATTAAAAGATTTAATAGAAGTGCTTATGAATCATTTGAATTTGGTGATGGTACTTATGCACTTCCAGAACAAGAAATATTTATGATGATGTTTTATAGAACTGATATTTTTGATGAACTTGGATTGAATGTTCCAAATACATGGCAAGATGTTATTAAAATGATTCCTGATTTACAAAAATATAATTTAGAATTCTTCTTACCAGTTCCAAGAACACAAGGTGCAGTTGTTAATCTACCACCAAATCCGATATTCTCAACTATGTTTTATCAAAATGGAGGAAGCTTCTATATTAACAATAATACAGAAAGTGGATTTAATGAGGGATTAGGTCCAGAAGTATTTGAGACTTGGACTCAGTTTTATACTGATTATTCTTTTCCAGTTGAAGCTAATTTTGCAAATAGATTTAGAAGTGGACAAATGCCATTAGGTATTACATATTACAATACTTATAATACATTAAGTGTTTTTGCTCCTGAAATACGAGGAAAATGGGGATTTTTACCAGTGCCTGGTACTGAATATATTGATGAGAATGGTGAAAAACAGATTAGAAGAGATACAGTTTCAACTAATACTGGAGCAATGATTTTGAACAATTCGAGTAAAAAAGATGCATCATGGGAATTTTTAAAGTGGTGGACATCTACAGATACACAAGTTAGATTTGGACGCGAAATGGAAGGTATTTTAGGTGCTGCTGCAAGATACCCGACAGCAAATGTTGAAGCATTTGAAAGTCTACCATGGAAACGTAATGAACTTGAGGTTTTAAAAGAACAATGGTCATGGGTACGAGGAATACCTGAAGTTCCAGGATCATATATGACAGGTAGACATTTGGATAACGCGTTTAGAATGGTAATTAATGAAACTGCAAATCCGCGAGAAGTTATATATGATTATGTTCAAATTATTAACGAAGAAATAAATAAAAAACGTAAAGAATTTAATTTGAATTAGGAGGATAATATGCAAATTGAAAAAACGACAAAAGCGCCATTAACTAAAAGACAACATTTAGTTAAAGAAATAAAACAAAATAAACATAATTACATATTACTTGCTCCATACTTTATTCTATTCTTTGCATTTACTGTTATACCAGTATTAATGTCAATGGGGATTAGTTTCACATACTTTAATTTATTAGAAAGTCCTAAGTTTGTGGGATTTGATAATTATATGAACTTATTTTTAGATGATGATGTATTTATAATTGCACTAAAAAATACTTTTATTTTAGCAATTGTAACGGGACCGGTTAGTTATTTAGCTGCATTTATATTTGCATGGCTGATTAATGAGTTAGGACCTAAACTACGGGCATTCATGACAGTTATTTTCTATGTTCCATCAATTTCAGGAAGTGCCTTTCTTATATGGTTAATCATTTTTTCTGGTGATGTTCATGGATATGCTAATGCAATATTTATGAATTTGGGCATTATTGATACCCCAATTCAATGGCTTACAGATCAAAAATATATGATGATTGTTTTAATCATTGTTCAGCTTTGGTTAAGTTTAGGAGTTAGTTTTCTAGCATTTATTGCAGGTCTTCAAAATGTTGATAGAACATTATATGAAGCAGGAGCTATTGACGGTGTAAAGAATAGATGGCAAGAATTATGGTATATAACATTACCATCAATGAAACCACAATTATTATTTGGTGCTGTAATGCAAATAACCACAAGTTTAGCAATTGCAGAAGTATCGATGCAATTACTTGGATTTCCATCGACAGGATACGAAGGACACACTATTGTTACACATTTAATGGATTATGGAACACTAAGATTTGATCTTGGATATGCATCAGCAATTGCAACCGTATTATTTTTTATAATGATTCTTGCAAATATGCTCGTAAGATCAGTCTTAAAGAAGGTAGGTGAATAAGATGCAAACACTAAAAGAAAATAAGCTTACTTTTTTAGAGAAAATAAAGTATAAAAAGAAGAAAAAACTTAATCGTTCTAAACTTGGTAATTTTGCACTATTCTTATTCCTATTAGTGTTTGGAGCATTTTCAGCTTATCCACTTATAATGACTACTTCAAATGCTTTTAAACCTTTAGATGAATTGTTTTTATTTCCACCTAGTCTAATACCTAAGAATGTAACATTTGACAATTTTAGGGATTTATCAAGTTTGATTGCAAGCTCATGGATACCATTTTCTAGATACTTTTTTAACACAATAATAATTACAGTAGTTGGAACTGCAGGACATGTTTTAATAGCATCAATGGCAGCTTATCCATTAGCAAAATATAAATTTCCTGGAAGAAATTTTTTGTTCGGTCTTGTAGTATATTCTTTGATGTTTGCACCACAAGTAACAGCAATTCCAAATTACATTATAATATCATCTTTGGGACTTGTTGATACTTATGCAGCCATCATTCTTCCTGCAATAGCAGCTAGTTTAGGATTATATCTGATGAAACAATTTATGGAACAAATACCAATGGAACTAATAGAATCAGCAAAAATTGATGGAGCAAGTGAATATAGAATTTTCTTCCAAATTGTTATGCCACTTGTTAAACCCGCTTGGCTAACTTTAATTATTCTATTATTTCAAAGACTATGGACAACTGATGGTGGGGCATTTATCTTTAGTGAAGAATTAAAACCATTATCATATGCACTACGACAAATAGCACAAGGTTCAATTGAAAGAAGTGGAACGATTGCTGCTGTTTCATTCATAATGATGATTGTACCAATAACATTCTTCATTATTTCTCAATCAAGAATAGTTGAAACATTCAGTCATTCTGGTATGAAATAGGAGGAAGAAAATAATGAAAAAGAAAATAATTATAATTGCGCTATTAATTATAATTCCACTTTTAATGGGATCTAAACCATATAATTATTCATATTATGGTGAAGTAATAAGCTCAAGCCCAGGTATGACTTTTCAAACATATATAAATGGTCAAACATTAGGTACTTCAATTGGTACACCACATGATTTGTATGTTTATCAAGAAGAAATCTATATGGTTGCTCAAACTAATAATGGTGGAAAACTATTAATTATAAATAAAGAATATCAATTAGTTGAAGATATACAAGAATTTGAATATGCAGATGAATTTTTAGATAAACTAAAGTTAATAAAAACTGATATGGCTGATGATCAAATTTTGATGAATAGATACATATCAAAGACTTTAGATACACCGACTGGAATAGATGTTAAAGAAGATGCAATATATATAGCAGATTCTAAAAATAAAAGAATTGTAAAACTTAATTTTGAATATCAAATAATAGATATTTTTTATGAGCAAGAAAAGATCAGTGAACAAATGGTCTATGAACCTAGAAAAATTAGTGTAGATAGTTCAGGGCGTATGTATGTAGCAGTAGATAATGCATATGAAGGTATTATTGAGTTAGATGTTGATGGAAGTTTTAATAGATTTTTAGGTACAAATACAATCAAACATTCACCATTTGAAATGTTAAGACGCTCACTTATGACTGAGGAACAAAGAAAAAAACTTGACTTAGCTTTATCAACTTCTTATACAAATGTTAATGTTAATGAAAAAGGTTTTATCTTTGCAACAGCAAAACCAACAGAGAATAATAATGAAAAAATGATTCAATTGATTAATCCTAAAGGTGTTGATGTTTTAAAAAGAAATGGTTATCATGTTCCAATGGGTGATGTAGAGTTTTTAAAACAAGTTGATAAATATACAAGTAAAGTAGGACCTTCAAAACTTGTTGATGTAGCTTATACAAAGAATGGAATATACACTGTTTTAGATGAACAAAGATCAAAACTATTTACATACGATCAAGAAGGAAATCTGCTATATATCAATGGTTCATCTAGCGAAGGAACTAATACGCAAAGTGATAAGTTAGAAAAGCCTGTTGCTATTGATTACTTTGGCGATGATATTTTAGTTTTAGATGGGGATCAAAGAGCAACAAAAATAGTAGTTTTAAGATTAACTGAATTCGGAAAAACTGTTAACGATGCAATAGAATTACACTCTATTGGAAAATTTGAAGAAGCATCAAAACTATGGGAAAAAGTGTTAATTCTTAATACTAATTATGAAGTTGCATACAATGGGATTGGAAAAAATGAATTACGTCAAAAAAATTATAAAATAGCAATGCAAAATTTTGAAAAAGGACATGATTCATATTATTATTCTAAAGCATTTAAAAGTTATCGAAATCAAATAATAAAAAAATATTTTTCAGTAATGGTAACGGGCATTGCAGTTTTAGTAGTAGGAAGCATAGTATATAAAAAAAGAGATAAAATATTTAAAAAGGGGGAAAATAAATGAAAGAAAAATTCAAAAAAACATATGAGAATTATATAAAATTTCCTAAGTATTTGCTTACCCACCCTTTTGATGGATTTTATGATTTTAAGAAATATAAAAAAGGTAAATTATCGGTTGCTATTGTCTATGTTTTCTTATATGTTTTATTTAGAATAATAAAGTTTTCATATGAATCTCCAATAGTTTCAACTGTTAATCCCTTAAATCTAAACACAATTAAAGAAATTGTTACAGTTATTTTGATGGTTTTAGTATTTTCAATTGCAAATTGGGCTGTTACAACACTAATGGAAGGTAAAGGAAATTTCAAAGAAATCTTTACAGTTACAGGATATTCTCTTTTTCCAATTGTAATTATTGGAATACCATTTGTTTTTATTTCAAATTTATTAACTAAAGATGAAATGGCAATATATAATTTAGTGATTGGATTTTCATATCTTGCAACTGCATGGTTACTATTTATGGGAATACTTAATGTTCATGAGTACGGTTTAGGAAAAACTATTGGAGCATTTATATTAACTGCTGTTGCAATGGCAGTAATGATTTTCTTTGCAATATTGTTTTTTGATTTAATTCAACAAATTATATCTTTTATAAAAATATTATGGCAAGAAATTAATCTTCGATTATAAGGAGGAGAACAAATGAAAAAAAAGTTAATCATAGCAAGTCTAATATTTGGAATTCTTATAATTACATCAACATATTTATTTGCATTTCCAATGCCAAAAACAAAATATGTTAATGAAGATTTAATGGAGTTTAATAAAGAGGATTTTATAAAAGTTCAAACTGAAAAAATAGATAATGGTAATCTTCAATATGAAGACGTTTTAACTGATAAGAATAAGAAAGTTGCAGATAATGGAACATATCAATTATATTTTGATGAGACTACATCATATTTCTATGTTGAAAATAGTAAAACAAAAGAAAAATGGTATTCAAATCCAATTGATTCAAAAAATGATAATCAAAAGTCGACAATTACAATTAACTATTTGGAATCTAGCGGTGCAAATAATACTGCAAAATCTGTAAACAATTATAAATTAAGTATTAATCATGATGAATCAATAAATTATAATGAAAAAGGTAGAAAGACCTTTTCTGTAAACTATGTTGAAAATGGATTTCAAGTTTTGTATGAAATAAAAAGTTTAAATATTAATTATTTATATATACCTAGATTTTTAGATAAAGATGTATATGAAAATGCACTTAGTATTTTAAAAGGAAGAGTAGATGATAGTGCAAGTAGTTATGATGAGTATAGTTTGTTTCAAAGAATGTACACTTATTCTAATGATAAATATCAAATTCCAGAATCAAATTATGTTGGTATGAACGCATTTGATATATCAACATTCTACAATATATTTTATCCAGTAAATAAAGAAGATTTGATTGAATCATTAGGTGTTTATACTCCTGAAAGAGTAAAACAAGAGAATGAACAAAATAATTATCTTGGCAGTATTCCAGACTTTTATTTTGAAGTTGCAGTTGAAGTTAAACTTACAAACGAAGGTATTAAGATGTCAATATTAAATAATTCAATTAAAGAATCATCAGCTCATAAAATAACAGAGATTACAGCATATCCTTTATTTGGAGCGGTGACATATAGTGAAGCTTCTAATCTTGGAAATGATGGATATCTTTTTGTTCCAGATGGAAGTGGGGCAATCATTAATTTTAATAATGGCAAGGGCGGTGCAACTAATGCATATAAGGGAAGAGTTTATGGTTCAGATTTGGCTATGTTACCATATACTGAAATAAATAGAGAGAAACTAATATTTCCTATATATGGATTGGTTAAAAAGAATTCAGGTTTTGCAGCAATTATATCAAATGGTGATGCAATGGCTTCTGTTAACGCTAATGTGTCGTCAAATGATGATACATACAATATGGTCTATGCATCATTTAATGTTAGAGAAGTAGAAGCAGTAACAATGGGATCAGGAGCAACAACATATAGCATACTTTTAGTCACAAACGATAAGGTTCAAACTGATTATAGTATTTCATATTATTTTTTAGATGAAACAAATAGTTCTTATAGTGGGATTGCAAAATCTTATCAAAAATATTTAATAGACTATAAAAATCTACAAAAGAATGACACTAGTAAAAATCCAATGATTACATTAGAATTTTTAGGAGCATATGATGAAAAGAATTTCTTCTTAGGCATTCCCTATACAAAACAAAAATCTTTAACAACTTTTAAAGAAGCGGGAATGATAGTTAATCAATTTTTGAGCAAGAATGTTAATAATATTAATATTTTATATAAAGGTGCAATTAATGGTGGACTTACTCCAAATATTTCAAATAAAGCGAAAATTGAAAATGTTCTTGGGGGAAAAAAGCAATATAAAAAGCTCGAAAAAGAACTTGAGAGTAAAGGAATTAATATCTATATAAATTCTGATGTATCTACAGTAAATAAATATGAAAAACCTTTTGATAGTTATAAATATACTGCAAAAAGAGTTTCAGGTGATAGTTCAAGAGTTCATGAGTATAGTCCCGCAACAGGAGTATTTGGGAAGGAATATAATCATAATTATGTTTTAAATCCAATATATTACGAAGAAATTTATAAGAGATTTAATAAAGAGAATCTTTTCAAAAATTTAAGCTTTGATTATATAGGAAATTCGTTAGCGGGTAGTTATAGTAAAAATGGTTTAGTATATAAACAAGATTCATTGAATATACAAAAAGAATTGCTAGAGAATATGGATAAGAGTCTTGTTATTTCAAATCCTCTTGGATTTGCAATTCCATATTCAGATTATATTATTGATTTACCAACTTCTTCGACATTGTTTTCAATAATTGACTATTCGATACCACTTACTCAATTGGTGCTATCAGGATTTATTGACTATACGACAGAGAGTATGAATTTATCTACATCAAGAAGTATTGATTTTCAATTTCTAAAAGCAATAGAAACAGGATCTAATATTAAATATACTTTATCATACAAAAGTTCAGAGGAACTTTTAAACACGAAATACAATATGTATTATTCAACATACTATAAAAATTGGTTAGAAATAATTACTAATCAATATAATGAAATGGTTGAACTTCAAATTCACGAAGGAGAATTATTGGAACATAGAAGGATAAGTCAAAACGTTTATGAATCAAAATATAGTAATAACATAAAAATAATCATAAATTATAACTCACATCAAGTTGAAGTTGAGGGAATTACCATTCAAGGTATGAATTACATGAAAGTGGTGGAATAATGAAGAATGTAAAAACCGAAAAAAATAAAAAAGTTATTAGTTATAAGAATCAAAAACTAGTTTGGGCATTTATCTTTCTTGCACCTTGGTTTTTTGGGTTGGTATTATTATTCTTATATCCATTAGTAGAGTCTTTAATCTATAGTTTTAGTAATGTAACAATTAGTGACTCAGGAATTAGTACTAGTGGTATTGCATTTAAGAACTATATTGATGTTTTTAATATACATGCAATTGGAGGAACTTTTTTTAAAGTTGAATTATTAACAACAATATTAGATGCAGTAGTTAATCTACCAGTAATTGTAATATTTAGTTTATTAATGGCTACACTACTTAATACAGAATTTAAAGGGAGAGCAATTGCTCGTGCAATATTTTTTATACCAGTAATTTTAAATTCAGCAACAGTATTAGAAGCAATGAGTAATTTAAATTTACCAGCAGCTGCAGTTGATGAAAAAATGTTTAATATAGATTTTTATCTTATAAATGCTGGACTTGGTGAAGGTACTGTGACATTTTTAACAGGACTAGTATCCAGAATGACTTCAATTGTAACATTATCGGGTATACCAATACTTTTATTCCTTGCAAGTATACAATCAATTCCATCACATCTATATGAAGCTGCAAAGATGGAAGGAGCAACAACATATGAAATGTTTTGGTTGATTACTTTCCCAAATGTTACACCACATATATTAACGGTGTTAATTTATGTATTAGTAGATTCATTCCTTACATCATCTGTAACATCTTATATACAAATTACATTAAATGCAAG contains the following coding sequences:
- a CDS encoding DUF5696 domain-containing protein, with amino-acid sequence MKKKLIIASLIFGILIITSTYLFAFPMPKTKYVNEDLMEFNKEDFIKVQTEKIDNGNLQYEDVLTDKNKKVADNGTYQLYFDETTSYFYVENSKTKEKWYSNPIDSKNDNQKSTITINYLESSGANNTAKSVNNYKLSINHDESINYNEKGRKTFSVNYVENGFQVLYEIKSLNINYLYIPRFLDKDVYENALSILKGRVDDSASSYDEYSLFQRMYTYSNDKYQIPESNYVGMNAFDISTFYNIFYPVNKEDLIESLGVYTPERVKQENEQNNYLGSIPDFYFEVAVEVKLTNEGIKMSILNNSIKESSAHKITEITAYPLFGAVTYSEASNLGNDGYLFVPDGSGAIINFNNGKGGATNAYKGRVYGSDLAMLPYTEINREKLIFPIYGLVKKNSGFAAIISNGDAMASVNANVSSNDDTYNMVYASFNVREVEAVTMGSGATTYSILLVTNDKVQTDYSISYYFLDETNSSYSGIAKSYQKYLIDYKNLQKNDTSKNPMITLEFLGAYDEKNFFLGIPYTKQKSLTTFKEAGMIVNQFLSKNVNNINILYKGAINGGLTPNISNKAKIENVLGGKKQYKKLEKELESKGINIYINSDVSTVNKYEKPFDSYKYTAKRVSGDSSRVHEYSPATGVFGKEYNHNYVLNPIYYEEIYKRFNKENLFKNLSFDYIGNSLAGSYSKNGLVYKQDSLNIQKELLENMDKSLVISNPLGFAIPYSDYIIDLPTSSTLFSIIDYSIPLTQLVLSGFIDYTTESMNLSTSRSIDFQFLKAIETGSNIKYTLSYKSSEELLNTKYNMYYSTYYKNWLEIITNQYNEMVELQIHEGELLEHRRISQNVYESKYSNNIKIIINYNSHQVEVEGITIQGMNYMKVVE
- a CDS encoding carbohydrate ABC transporter permease → MKNVKTEKNKKVISYKNQKLVWAFIFLAPWFFGLVLLFLYPLVESLIYSFSNVTISDSGISTSGIAFKNYIDVFNIHAIGGTFFKVELLTTILDAVVNLPVIVIFSLLMATLLNTEFKGRAIARAIFFIPVILNSATVLEAMSNLNLPAAAVDEKMFNIDFYLINAGLGEGTVTFLTGLVSRMTSIVTLSGIPILLFLASIQSIPSHLYEAAKMEGATTYEMFWLITFPNVTPHILTVLIYVLVDSFLTSSVTSYIQITLNARQSNYIGLTSAMSWIYTLVVLFIIGVVGMLAKTLKWGESHYAS